TGTTTGCTTCATTGCTTACCCCGGGCGATACGATACTTGGATTATCGCTGAGTTGCGGTGGACACCTAACTCATGGTGCGGCACCAAGCCTTTCTGGTAAATGGTTTAAGTCGATTCAGTATACAGTCAGCAAAGACACTTATCTGCTCGGTATGGACGAGGTAGAAAAACTGGCACTCGAGCATAAGCCAAAACTGATCATAGCTGGTGCTTCTACTTATCCAAGAAAGATAAACTTCAAGCGTTTTCGTGAAATCGCGGATAAAGTTGGCGCGTATTTGCTTACTGATATTGCTCACTATGCGGGGCTTATTGCAGCGGACGAATATCCATCACCTGCTGGATATGCACACGTTATGACTTCTACGACTCACAAAACTCTGCGTGGTCCTAGAGGTGGAGTAATAATGACGAATGATGAAACGTTACATAAAAAAATTCAATCAGCAGTTTTCCCAGGGCTGCAAGGTGGGCCGCTTATGCATGTAATAGCCGCAAAAGCTGTTGCATTTAAAGAAGCATTGGCGCCAGAGTTTAAAACTTATAGCAGAAAAGTTGTGGAAAATGCGAAAGTGCTAGCTCAAGCGCTGCAAGAGCATGGACTGAGTATTATAACCGGTGGCACTGACTCTCATATAGTGCTAGTTGACTTAAGACCACAAAAATTGACCGGAAAAGACGTTGTAGATAGCCTTGAAAGGGCTGGTATTACCTGCAATAAAAACTCTGTACCATTTGACACAGAGAAGCCAACCATTACTTCAGGGCTGCGTTTTGGCACTGCTGCTGAGACAACACGTGGACTTGGGGTGAAAAATTTTAAAGAAATAGCAGACTTAATAAACGAGATAATTCAAGGACTAATCAGCAAAAATAGCTTAAATGTTGAAAAAACAGTGAAGAGCAAAGTTGAAAAGATTTGTAATGATTTTCCTATTTATTAACTCTAGTAATTTATATGGTGTCATCCAAGCAGTTCATAGAAACAGGGTCAAAAAACTACTTGACAAATTCCTCCAAACCCTTTATAATGAGACTGAAGCTATTCATTTAACTTCGCAATCTGCAGATTAAAATGACAAAGGAAACTTTGTATTTGGCGTCTCATGTCTTTTTAAAACTTCTGGTTTTTACCTATACAAGCTGAAACGCGCTTATAAGTCGTTTAAGACAGTATAGAACGTCAAATAGAACAAGGGAGAATTTGAATACTAGCTGCTCTGGGTTTCTTTTGCCTTTTTTTTCTGCTTAGTAAATTTTTTTAATATTTATTATTAAAGTAGTATCCTGGATGCCAGTGTCGAGCACATAGCTGTACGAACATTGCAATTAGCAGGTAATTTGCGTAACAGATGGTGTCATGCCAGTGCTTGACACTGGGATCCAGCATTTCCATAATCATCAAAACGTCGTATTTTAACATAAAACAGCTACTTTTATACTCGCCAACTTAATAAAACTCCTGGATGCCAGTGTCAAGCACTGGCATGACACCCTAGTGGTAGGCTCAAATTACAATGTTCGTACAGTTGTGTGTCGAGCACTGGAATGACAAAAAAAGCTACTGGGATGACAAGAAGGGGTGCCGAAATGACGCTCTCCCTGAAATGCCCATGGCTAAATATCAAAGCTATGGGCATTGTTGTGCAGATTAGTTGCCTGCAGTCACTTCTTTATTATGATCAACAGCTTCGTGCTTTGTTTCACTAAACTTACTTGACACTTTATCAACAGCCCAAGTTAGTGGTGTAACAACAAGTGCGGCAGTCTAGATGACAGCACTGATAGCATAGCTCAAAACTGTGTTAACAAATTCAGCTACTTTTTCACTGTGCTCATCCGCCTTCTTTGATAGCGTGTTTGAATAGCCCACCAATGACTCTGTATTGTCTTTAAGACCAAACTTATCTGTTACTTTCGTTAACCCTTTTGCTGGCCAGTATGAAAGATACGCAAATGCTAGATATAAAGGTTGTAGAACTATATTAGCTAGTGCACAAGTAGTAAGACCAACCATACCACGATTTCCGTGCTCTCTACTACCTAGGTTATCTTTGCTTTCCTCAACATCAAAAACTGCATCCTTCACTGGCCCTAGTACACTATCAATATAGTAAACGGATTTATAGAAACAGTTTTGTGGAACTTGATTGTTATTTTCTGCAACCGGAACAGTCCCGAGTTGAGCATATTGCTTGAAATTCTCATATGAACTCTTGAAGTTCTCAGATAGATTTGACATATTAGCCTCCTAAGAACCTGTTTAAAATCTTGGAAATGTGAGGTAAAGTAAGCATAGATTAATAATGAGGTGTCTATGCAGAAAAGTTATCCAAGTAATATAAGTCAAGAGCAGTTTGAAAAAATCAGGCCAATTTTGGAGAGTAGCAAGCAGAAAACAAAACCAAGAAAACTTGATTTGTATGACGTATTTTGTGGGGTGTTGTACGTCTTAAAAAGTGGTTGTCAGTGGAGGATGTTACCAAAGGGTTTTCCAAGATGGGAAAGCGTATATTACTATTTTCGAGTGTGGAGTAAAAAGAATGGAGAAGAGCCAAGCTTGTTGGAATTAGTCTTAAAAAAAATTAGTTGGAGAGGTCCGTATCAGCAATGGTCGGAAAGAGAAAACTAGCTTTTGTATAATTGATTCTCAAAGCGTTAAAAACGCAGATACTGCTGAAAAAAAAGGCTATGATGCAGGTAAAAAGATTTCAGGGATAAAGCGCCATATTGCAGTTGATACACAAGGTTTGCCACATGCAATTTATGTAACAACGGCAGAAGCAACTGACCGTAGCAGTGCTGTGAAAATGGTCGAAAATGCTAAAGCAAACCTCTCTGAAGTTAAAAACATACTGGTTGATGCTGGCTACACAGGAGAAAATTTTGCAACACAAATAAAAGCTATCATTGGTGCGACTGTTGAAGTAATAAAGCGAAGTGAGTTACACACTTTCGTTGTATTGCCAAAAAGATGGGTTGTTGAACGCTCTTTTGCCTGGTTAGAAAAGTGCAGGCGATTGTGGAAAAATTGCGAGCGGAAGCTCAACACTAGCTTACAGATGATAGTCCTCTCCTTCATTTCTCTCCTGTTACGAAGATTTTAAACAGGTTCTAAAAAAACTATAATAAAAAAATGCAATTCTTATTACATTACTATACTATTATAACTTATTTTAAAATAATTGCAATAGTTGTATTAATATTTTAACCAAATTATATGTTGCATAAAAGCACTTATTGCTCTAACATCGCAGTAGGTTAGAAATGAAGAGGTTTTTATGAGTTTTACTTTACCTGAATTACCATACGATAAAACAGCTTTAGAGCCTTATATATCTGCAAGGACTTTGGATTTTCATTATGATAAGCATCATAGGGGGTATTTAAACAAACTCAATGAGCTGGTTGAGAATACTGATTATCAACAGGCAAAAATTGAGGAATTAATAACGAAAGTTTATGTTAACAGTGATAAAATTCCTGTGTTTAACAACGCAGCACAAGTTTGGAACCACACTTTTTACTGGAATTCAATGAAGAAAAATGGTGGTGGTAAGCCTCAGAATGACAGTATTCTAGCAAAAAAAATTCAAGACGATATCGGTGGCTTTGATAAATTTTATGAAGGATTTTCAAGTCACGGAGTAGGCCAGTTTGGCAGCGGATGGGTATGGTTAGTGCTTGAAAAAGGAAAACTCAAAATTACCAAGACTTCAAATGCGGATTTGCCATTAATTTACAGCCAAGTGCCACTACTTACTATGGATGTGTGGGAACATGCATATTATCTGGATTGTCAAAACCGTAGAATTGACTATATAAAAGTTTTCCTTGATCATTTGATTAATTGGGATTTTGCAGAAGAGAATTTGAGAAAGAACACATAAGATGAATGTACCAAAGGTAACAAAATTAGATAATGGCCTGCGCATAATAACCGAGCAGGTGCGTGATGTTGACTCTGTAGCTTTAAGTATACGAGTTGGTGTTGGCAGTAGAGCCGAAAGTGCAAATCAAAATGGAATATCCCATTTTCTAGAGCACATGGCTTTTAAGGGAACAAAAACAAGAACTGCATTTGAAATTGCAAAAGCCTTTGATGACATAGGTGGGGTGTTCAACGCTAGCACCGGTAGAGAAAGCACAAGTTACTACGTAAAAGTCCTTAAAAAAGACATTAAAACTGGCATTGATATATTAGTAGATATATTGATGAATTCGACATTTCCAGAAGATGAATTGGAGCGCGAAAAAGGTGTTGTAACACAAGAGATTTTTCAAACTAACGATTCGCCGAGCGACATCATTTTCGATAAATATTTTGAAGCAGCTTATAAAGATCAACCGTTTGGTAGGTCGATTTTAGGCACACAAGATACTGTAAAATCATTTACTCGAGAAGATCTAAATAGCTATATAAATGAGCATTACTTTGGCGAGAACACGACATTTTCTGTTGCAGGGAACGTTGAGCATGAAGAAGTTGTTCAGTTAACCAAAGATTTTATCTCAAAGATTCATGCAAAAAAGCTGGAGAAAAAGCAGAATGCGAATTACACTGGTGGTGAGTATTTGGAGCATCGTAAATTAGACCAGGTACACTTACTAATTGGTTTACCTAGTGTTTCTCGCCACGACAATAGATATCACACATTTCAGGTGCTTGATTCTATATTGGGAAGCGGGATGTCATCACGCCTGTTTCAGGAAGTAAGGGAAAAGCAGGGACTGGTTTACTCTGTCTATTCATTTAATTCTAGCTACACCGATACAGGAATGCTCTCCATTTTCGCTGGCACAGATAGTAGCAACTTAGATAAGCTTTTAAAATCCATAACGATGGAGTTGAAAAAATTGTCTACGGGTGATCTGAAGGAAGAAGAGGTAAATAGGGTAAAAGAGCGAATAAAATCCCAAATTTTAATGTCACGTGAAAGCGTCAGTTCCCGTGCTGAAGCATTGGAGCACTACTATAGCAACTATGATAGGTATATCAGTAAAAATGAATTGATAGAAAAAATTAGCACAGTTACCACTGCTGGCGTAAAAGAAGCGGCAGAGGAGTTGTTATCTCAGCATGAAAAAACCACTTTAGCTGCAATTGGAGAAATAAAATCGTTGCCAAGTTACGATGAAGTGGTTTCTATGCTTAGGGCTTAGAGCATGGGCTCCTCGCATAACAAACCAGTTTTTGGTATGTCGTGAAACGAAAAAATTACTTGACAAATTCCGCCGACACCCTTATCATAGAAATAAGGGTATTTCTGACTCAAAACTTGTTTTTGATCTGCAGCCTCAATGATAAAATTCAGTAAAAAACTCAGGGTATTTTTTGGCGGATTGTATCAAATTATAGCGGCTGCATGTCTTTTTCATTTTTTCTACATTCAGCCAAATCGTGCTTAAACTAAGCGTCAGCAAATTATTATAGAGTCAAAACTCGCCACTCGGGGTTCTTTTTGTTTTTTTTTATTTGGTAAATTTCTTAAATACTTATTACTAAAATAATATCCTGGATCCCAGTGCCAGCTACTGCTTATGAATTTCTTTATCAAACAAAAAGATGCATGGTCATTATTTAAATAATGACCATGCGCTTTCAAAAGGGGCATATAGCACGTGTGCTAAAGTAGCACTACGTGCATATATAAGTTGTTTAAAACAATCTTTTAGTAAACAAGCCCTAATGTATCACAAGGATTGTGATATGCGTCACAATAGTTGTGACATGAGTTGAAATGATTATGACATGAATTAACAGCATAAGGCATGTGTGCAGGCGTACAAGGTGTATGCACTGGAAAAACTGGTGCTGGTAAATGAGAAGTCATATATTGTTGTTATAGTAAAAAACCATGAGTGTAAATCATAATAGTCCTTTAAAAAATAATATTAAATTATTATAAGTTAAAATGATTAAAAAATTAATAATTTTAATTTCAAATCTAGAATAACAGCTAATTTAGTTCCTCTTTTTACTTATATAATATCCATATCTATTGTATCTTCACCAATTTTGCATATAGTCCATCTTTGCTTATTAGAGATTCATGAGTTCCTACTTCTTCTATTTCTCCGTGATTAATTACTATAATTTTGTCAGTTTTGAGTGCGGTTGATAGCCTGTGTGTGATTATGATCGTTGTTCTGTTTTGCATTAATTTGCTCAGTGCTTTTTGTACGAAGTTTTCACTTTTGTAATCAAGGGCAGAGGTTGCCTCATCCAGTACTAAGACTTGAGGATTTTTGAGTATGGCTCTCGCTATTATAATACGTTGCTTTTGTCCTTCGGAAAGTTTTAATCCTCTTTTCCCTACAAATGTGTCAAACTTATCGGGCAGCTTGTCAATAAATTCCATCGCATAAGCATTGATGGCTGCTTGTCTCACTTCCTCATATTCGGCATCTGGTTTGCCATATAATATATTTTCCATTATTGAACAAGAAAATATCATGTGATCTTGCGGCACTAAACCAAATAATGACCTGAGACTACTTAGCGCAATTGACTTAATATTATTCCCATCGATAGTAACGCTGCCTTTGCTTGGATCATAAAAACGAAGCAGAAGCTTCAAAATGGTGCTCTTACCACTGCCAGATGGTCCCACAATTGACACTGCTTGGCCTGCCTCTATGGAAAATGATACGTTATTTAACGCTGGCTTACCAGGCCGAGATTCATAAAAAAACGTTATGCCGTTAAACGAAATTCCTTTTCGAACACTGCAAACTTTTATAGGATCATCAGCATCTGCTATAGAGCTTTTCATATTCTTAAATTCAAATAAACGCTCTACTATCCCAAGACCCCGTTGTAAGTCACTGATATTATCGCTCAGATTATTTACAGCTCCTGCTGCAAGCGCTGAATAAAATACAAATGAAGATAGCTCTCCAACAGTTATATTATTACTTAAGACTTCTTTAATACCAAAAAAGATTAAAACGACCAGTGAACCTATCACACATGAGATAATCAAAGTTACCAAAATAGCGCGCAAGAGTACTAATCTTATGTATGATTTCGATACTGAGTTTAGATGTTCCTTAAAACGGATTTTTTCATTTTCCTCTAATACAAACGACTTGATGGTTACTATGGATCTGAAATTTTCCTCACTAAGTGATGCAAGCTCACTCAGCTTACTCTGGGCAAAGCGTGCGTGATTGCGCACTTTTTTCCCAAGGGAAGTCATAATAATAAGTAGTATGGGTATTATCGCGACCGCATATGCAGTTAGATGCAGATCTGTATATAACAACATGGCAACACTACCAATCAAAATTACAAAATTTCGCAATATGGTGAGTAGGCTGCTATTTATTATCGATTGTAACACAGAAGTATCAGTAATTAGTGCTGAGATGACATCTTGGACACCAGTGTTCTCAAAGAAACTTGGTTGCAAGTCAGTAATATTGCTATATAAGTCATATCTCATTCTTGCAATAACTTTTTCGCTGCCAATGCCAATGAAATACAATCTAATGAACGCAGTAAGAGAAACAGCTAAAACTATAAATATTGTAACTACTAGTTTAGTAGTAAAGTCATGCTCTGCGCCAGAATTAATTATGCTGCTCAAACCCCTACCGAAAAGGAGAATCGTTAAAGCTGAAAATAAAACTGCAATAAAAGCTACAATGAAGTAATGTAGGTTGGGCTTTATATAGCAAAATAATTGCCTAATATTAGATCGCATCTTATTTCGAAGTTTCTAAGGCTAAGTATATGGATTTTAGTATCAGGAGAAAGGAAAAAGGTATGGCTTTAGGTCTACTGATCGTACGGATGTTGTAATTTAACTCACAAAAAGGGCCAGTAGAGCTGGAAAACATTTTTGGATAGCATTCTTCTGATAATCTTATTCTGCCATAATCTTTTTTTCTTTTAGCAAGCTTTGCAGCTCGCCTTTTTCATACATCTCGCGAACGATGTCACAGCCACCAATAAACTCTTCCTTTATGTATAATTGTGGAATTGTTGGCCAATCAGAAAACTTTTTTATGGACTGACGTACTTCATCATTCTCTAGCACGTTGACGCATTTAAACTTTACATTCAAGTTTTTGAGAATTGACACGACAAGTCCAGAAAATCCGCATTGAGGAAAGTCAGAAGTGCCTTTCATATAGAGCACCACATCATTTTCTGCTATATCTTTTTTTATTTGTTCAAAATTGTTCATAAGTTCACCTTAATTTTAAGCACCAGTTTCTAATTGCAATGCATGTATAGACTGGCCTTCTAACGCCTTATATACCATTTTATGCTGCTCTATCCTTGTCTTTCCAAGAAAGCACTTGGAGGTTATTTTCAAATGATAGTGATCATTATCTCCAGCAAGATCATTAACCTCTATATCAGCACCCGGAAATGATTGTTTGATGATTTTCTCTAATTCATGAATTGCGATAACCATTAATTTACTTTAAATTACAATACTTTTATTATAAATCTAAAATTACTTTGCGCAACTGAATTATCGTGAAGACAATGAATTCAGCGTGCTGAGAGCACTCGCAAGACGAGATTTCAATTGATTTTCATATTTACCCCAATCCTGTATTGCTTTTTTGGCAACACCTGAATGCACTGCGGCTTTTGCAACTGCAGGAGAAACTATCGAAATCAATCTTGGGTCAAATGGAGTAGGTATTATGTATTCACATCCATAGCTCATTTTACGACCACCATAAGCTGCAGATATCTCGTCAGGTACTGGCTCACGAGCAAGCTTTGCTATTGCATTTGCAGCTGCAATTTTCATTTCGTTATTTATTGTTGTTGCATGTACATCAAGCGCTCCTCTGAATATATAAGGGAATCCCATTACGTTATTGACTTGATTGTTGTAATCTGATCTACCAGTTGCGATTATTGCATCCGGCCTTACGGATTTTGCAAACTCAGGCCTTACTTCTGGATCAGGGTTAGCAAGAGCAAAAATAATCGGATCTTTACCCATGCTCTTCAGCATCTCTTCGCTTAGCACATTCTTTGCAGACAGCCCAATAAATACGTC
This genomic stretch from Wolbachia endosymbiont of Cimex lectularius harbors:
- the glyA gene encoding serine hydroxymethyltransferase: MTSVSEKICSFKNGLKSFDDEIYQSIEKELQRQRLQLQLIASENFASKAVMEAQGSFLTNKYAEGYPGKRYYCGCEYVDEVESLAIERLCKLFGVKFANVQPHSGSQANQAVFASLLTPGDTILGLSLSCGGHLTHGAAPSLSGKWFKSIQYTVSKDTYLLGMDEVEKLALEHKPKLIIAGASTYPRKINFKRFREIADKVGAYLLTDIAHYAGLIAADEYPSPAGYAHVMTSTTHKTLRGPRGGVIMTNDETLHKKIQSAVFPGLQGGPLMHVIAAKAVAFKEALAPEFKTYSRKVVENAKVLAQALQEHGLSIITGGTDSHIVLVDLRPQKLTGKDVVDSLERAGITCNKNSVPFDTEKPTITSGLRFGTAAETTRGLGVKNFKEIADLINEIIQGLISKNSLNVEKTVKSKVEKICNDFPIY
- a CDS encoding IS5 family transposase (programmed frameshift): MQKSYPSNISQEQFEKIRPILESSKQKTKPRKLDLYDVFCGVLYVLKSGCQWRMLPKGFPRWESVYYYFRVWSKKNGEEPSLLELVLKKLVGEVRISNGRKEKTSFCIIDSQSVKNADTAEKKGYDAGKKISGIKRHIAVDTQGLPHAIYVTTAEATDRSSAVKMVENAKANLSEVKNILVDAGYTGENFATQIKAIIGATVEVIKRSELHTFVVLPKRWVVERSFAWLEKCRRLWKNCERKLNTSLQMIVLSFISLLLRRF
- a CDS encoding superoxide dismutase, producing the protein MSFTLPELPYDKTALEPYISARTLDFHYDKHHRGYLNKLNELVENTDYQQAKIEELITKVYVNSDKIPVFNNAAQVWNHTFYWNSMKKNGGGKPQNDSILAKKIQDDIGGFDKFYEGFSSHGVGQFGSGWVWLVLEKGKLKITKTSNADLPLIYSQVPLLTMDVWEHAYYLDCQNRRIDYIKVFLDHLINWDFAEENLRKNT
- a CDS encoding M16 family metallopeptidase is translated as MNVPKVTKLDNGLRIITEQVRDVDSVALSIRVGVGSRAESANQNGISHFLEHMAFKGTKTRTAFEIAKAFDDIGGVFNASTGRESTSYYVKVLKKDIKTGIDILVDILMNSTFPEDELEREKGVVTQEIFQTNDSPSDIIFDKYFEAAYKDQPFGRSILGTQDTVKSFTREDLNSYINEHYFGENTTFSVAGNVEHEEVVQLTKDFISKIHAKKLEKKQNANYTGGEYLEHRKLDQVHLLIGLPSVSRHDNRYHTFQVLDSILGSGMSSRLFQEVREKQGLVYSVYSFNSSYTDTGMLSIFAGTDSSNLDKLLKSITMELKKLSTGDLKEEEVNRVKERIKSQILMSRESVSSRAEALEHYYSNYDRYISKNELIEKISTVTTAGVKEAAEELLSQHEKTTLAAIGEIKSLPSYDEVVSMLRA
- a CDS encoding ABC transporter ATP-binding protein; amino-acid sequence: MRSNIRQLFCYIKPNLHYFIVAFIAVLFSALTILLFGRGLSSIINSGAEHDFTTKLVVTIFIVLAVSLTAFIRLYFIGIGSEKVIARMRYDLYSNITDLQPSFFENTGVQDVISALITDTSVLQSIINSSLLTILRNFVILIGSVAMLLYTDLHLTAYAVAIIPILLIIMTSLGKKVRNHARFAQSKLSELASLSEENFRSIVTIKSFVLEENEKIRFKEHLNSVSKSYIRLVLLRAILVTLIISCVIGSLVVLIFFGIKEVLSNNITVGELSSFVFYSALAAGAVNNLSDNISDLQRGLGIVERLFEFKNMKSSIADADDPIKVCSVRKGISFNGITFFYESRPGKPALNNVSFSIEAGQAVSIVGPSGSGKSTILKLLLRFYDPSKGSVTIDGNNIKSIALSSLRSLFGLVPQDHMIFSCSIMENILYGKPDAEYEEVRQAAINAYAMEFIDKLPDKFDTFVGKRGLKLSEGQKQRIIIARAILKNPQVLVLDEATSALDYKSENFVQKALSKLMQNRTTIIITHRLSTALKTDKIIVINHGEIEEVGTHESLISKDGLYAKLVKIQ
- the grxD gene encoding Grx4 family monothiol glutaredoxin, coding for MNNFEQIKKDIAENDVVLYMKGTSDFPQCGFSGLVVSILKNLNVKFKCVNVLENDEVRQSIKKFSDWPTIPQLYIKEEFIGGCDIVREMYEKGELQSLLKEKKIMAE
- a CDS encoding BolA/IbaG family iron-sulfur metabolism protein; this translates as MVIAIHELEKIIKQSFPGADIEVNDLAGDNDHYHLKITSKCFLGKTRIEQHKMVYKALEGQSIHALQLETGA